In Clostridium sp., one DNA window encodes the following:
- the aspD gene encoding aspartate 4-decarboxylase: protein MNTKNIERMEIERIYGIISPFELRNSLIQLARDEGKKSAHTLLDAGRGNPNWTAAPPREAFFTFGQFAVHAARKTWKTCDCQNLLAGMPKKTGIAEEFKKYAEKHSYMPGMNLLNEIINYGTEQKGFDPDNWIYELADGIIGDNYPSPVRILPHIADVVQDYLKEEIYSEDPSPEFDMFAVEGATAGMCYIFDSLIANNLLEIDDTIAIMTPIFTPYLEIPLIPRYGFKIINIQASEFSRNGQKSWHYSDEEIEKLANNDIKALFLVNPSNPPSVAIRPESMEKLTAIVKKYNPNLMVISDDVYGTFVDDFKSAASYLPFNTIGVYSFSKYFGVTGWRLGTISLARQNVFDHLLEALPEHERKSARRRYEALSTNPENIKFIDRIAADSRQVALNHTAGLSTPQQVQMAFFAVFSLIDRNHSYKQIIQDICRRRKRKLFESLGLDLTEDPYSASYYTEFDILELSQNFYGEEFTGYLKSNYKPVDILFSLAEKSSIVLLSGAGFKGPEWSIRISLANLEDEDYKKIGEVLHNVLEDYACKWEKSNKKPAGIS, encoded by the coding sequence ATGAATACAAAAAACATTGAACGTATGGAAATAGAAAGAATCTACGGCATAATAAGCCCTTTTGAATTGAGAAACAGCCTAATTCAGCTTGCCAGGGATGAAGGTAAAAAAAGTGCACATACGCTTTTAGATGCAGGCAGGGGAAACCCAAACTGGACGGCTGCTCCACCCAGAGAAGCATTTTTTACATTCGGCCAATTTGCAGTACACGCAGCAAGGAAGACCTGGAAAACATGTGACTGTCAGAATTTACTGGCAGGCATGCCCAAAAAAACAGGTATAGCGGAGGAATTCAAAAAATATGCGGAGAAACACAGTTATATGCCTGGAATGAACCTGCTAAATGAAATAATAAATTACGGAACGGAACAAAAGGGATTTGATCCCGATAATTGGATCTATGAACTGGCAGATGGAATAATAGGCGACAACTATCCTTCGCCTGTAAGGATACTGCCGCATATTGCAGATGTGGTTCAGGATTACCTGAAAGAAGAAATATACTCTGAAGATCCATCCCCTGAGTTTGACATGTTTGCAGTAGAGGGAGCAACTGCCGGGATGTGCTATATATTCGATTCGCTCATTGCAAACAACCTCCTGGAAATAGATGATACCATTGCAATCATGACTCCTATTTTCACTCCTTATCTGGAAATTCCGCTCATACCCCGTTATGGTTTCAAGATCATCAACATTCAGGCCTCTGAATTTTCCCGAAACGGTCAAAAGAGCTGGCACTACTCCGATGAGGAAATCGAAAAGCTTGCCAATAATGACATAAAGGCATTATTTCTGGTAAATCCGAGTAATCCGCCTTCTGTGGCCATAAGACCCGAATCCATGGAAAAACTGACAGCCATAGTAAAAAAATACAATCCGAATCTCATGGTAATATCAGATGATGTCTATGGCACTTTTGTAGATGATTTTAAGTCTGCGGCATCATACCTCCCCTTCAATACAATAGGGGTATACTCCTTTTCAAAATATTTCGGAGTTACAGGATGGCGTCTCGGTACTATTTCCCTGGCAAGACAAAATGTATTTGACCATCTGCTTGAAGCACTGCCGGAACACGAAAGAAAATCAGCCAGAAGGCGTTATGAAGCACTGTCCACTAATCCGGAAAACATAAAATTTATAGACAGAATAGCTGCAGACAGCAGACAGGTTGCCTTGAACCATACCGCCGGACTGTCCACACCCCAGCAGGTTCAAATGGCTTTTTTCGCCGTATTTTCCCTTATTGACAGAAACCACAGTTACAAGCAGATTATACAGGATATCTGCAGGAGGCGTAAAAGAAAGCTCTTTGAAAGTCTGGGACTGGATTTAACAGAAGATCCGTACAGTGCTTCCTACTACACCGAATTTGATATACTTGAACTGTCTCAAAATTTTTATGGTGAGGAATTTACAGGATATCTAAAATCCAATTACAAGCCTGTGGACATATTGTTCTCGCTTGCAGAAAAATCTTCAATAGTACTGCTGAGCGGAGCTGGATTCAAGGGACCTGAATGGTCCATAAGAATATCCCTCGCCAACCTGGAGGATGAAGATTATAAAAAAATAGGTGAGGTGCTCCACAACGTACTGGAAGACTATGCATGCAAGTGGGAAAAGTCTAATAAGAAACCTGCAGGTATAAGTTAG
- the surE gene encoding 5'/3'-nucleotidase SurE, which produces MKLLLTNDDGINAQGLYTLAKHLEEDNEIIIAAPSQQRSASSHSITVARGIAVRQKKIQGIRAEAYSVDGTPADCVRVAVDKIAGDVDMVISGINEGYNVGIDVVYSGTVSAAIEAALCKIPSMAVSMGVGQPGYDYNIAADYARQVLNTAKQKRYLKDDIVLSLNVPPLKQEDIKGIKVCRTGFKMYDDFYVEKEDENKNKDFHRQGKLTGYDVEGTDLYYIRRGYATLTPLHYDLTNHDILNNVKNIFEQRKNGQ; this is translated from the coding sequence ATGAAATTGTTGTTGACCAATGATGATGGAATAAATGCACAGGGACTTTACACCCTGGCAAAACACCTTGAAGAGGATAATGAAATTATAATCGCCGCACCATCGCAGCAGAGAAGTGCCAGCAGTCATTCCATAACTGTGGCAAGGGGGATAGCGGTGAGACAGAAAAAAATTCAGGGAATAAGAGCCGAGGCATACAGTGTAGACGGTACTCCGGCGGACTGTGTCAGGGTTGCAGTGGATAAAATAGCAGGAGATGTGGACATGGTAATATCGGGAATAAATGAAGGGTATAATGTAGGAATCGATGTAGTGTATTCTGGAACAGTTTCTGCTGCAATTGAAGCTGCTCTCTGCAAAATACCTTCCATGGCAGTATCCATGGGTGTGGGTCAGCCCGGATATGACTATAATATAGCTGCGGACTATGCAAGACAGGTTCTGAATACTGCAAAACAAAAAAGATACCTCAAGGATGATATAGTGCTGAGCCTCAATGTACCGCCTTTGAAGCAGGAGGATATAAAGGGCATAAAGGTATGCAGAACAGGCTTTAAAATGTATGATGATTTTTACGTAGAAAAAGAGGATGAAAACAAAAATAAAGATTTTCATCGTCAGGGGAAATTGACGGGATACGATGTGGAAGGAACGGATCTCTACTATATAAGGAGAGGTTATGCCACACTTACGCCACTTCACTATGATTTGACAAACCATGATATATTGAACAATGTCAAGAATATATTTGAGCAGAGAAAAAATGGACAGTGA
- a CDS encoding spore coat protein CotJB, with translation MKDNNNANIGSKNNKGSKLSRKSLLNKIRELEFAAVDLNLYLDNFPNNRDALSAYNKYTTQLLSLKKEYEDNYGMLTNFGSSTSKYPWSWINDPWPWESEK, from the coding sequence ATGAAGGATAATAACAACGCCAATATTGGCAGTAAAAACAATAAGGGCAGTAAACTGAGCAGGAAAAGCCTCTTGAACAAAATAAGAGAACTTGAATTTGCTGCAGTAGATCTCAATCTATACCTCGACAACTTTCCAAACAACCGGGATGCACTGTCAGCATATAACAAATATACCACACAGCTTCTTTCATTGAAAAAGGAGTATGAGGACAATTATGGTATGCTGACCAATTTTGGATCAAGCACAAGCAAGTATCCCTGGAGCTGGATAAACGATCCATGGCCTTGGGAATCTGAGAAATAG
- a CDS encoding MgtC/SapB family protein, whose protein sequence is MNEWEMILRLLLAGVLGAFIGFERRSHFKDAGLRTHFVVSLGSALIMLVSKYGFFDLAGIDSVGLDPSRVAAQVVSGIGFLGAGTIIVEHQYVRGLTTAAGLWATAGIGLAIGAGMYIPGASATLLILVGLEIFNKLQRSALYSIVKADMSIEGVNPSLDVLKDSKMRISNIRVDRHHNKKDRDFEVRITFRLYSKSPDDTRQIMISLLKVEYVKNVNVD, encoded by the coding sequence ATGAATGAATGGGAGATGATATTGAGACTGCTTCTGGCAGGTGTGCTCGGAGCATTTATAGGATTTGAGAGAAGAAGCCATTTCAAGGATGCGGGACTCAGGACACATTTTGTAGTTTCACTTGGAAGTGCTCTTATAATGCTCGTATCAAAATATGGCTTTTTTGATCTTGCAGGAATTGATTCTGTAGGACTTGATCCAAGCAGGGTGGCTGCACAGGTTGTAAGCGGGATTGGATTTCTCGGGGCGGGAACTATAATAGTGGAGCACCAGTATGTAAGAGGTCTTACTACTGCCGCTGGATTATGGGCTACGGCAGGCATCGGCCTTGCTATTGGAGCTGGAATGTATATACCGGGGGCAAGTGCCACCCTTCTCATACTTGTAGGACTTGAGATATTCAACAAACTTCAGAGAAGTGCCCTGTATTCCATTGTAAAGGCAGATATGTCCATAGAAGGTGTAAATCCCTCGTTGGATGTGTTGAAGGATTCAAAAATGAGAATATCGAATATACGTGTAGACAGGCATCACAATAAAAAAGACAGGGATTTTGAAGTAAGAATTACATTCAGGCTGTACAGTAAAAGTCCGGATGATACCAGACAGATTATGATAAGTCTTCTTAAAGTAGAATATGTAAAAAATGTGAATGTAGATTGA
- a CDS encoding ammonium transporter, giving the protein MISGVDTTFVIVCAALVMIMTPGLALFYAGMVRGKNSLNSTLHSYSALAIVSVQWILIGYTLSFGTDIGGFLGGFNFAGLKGVGFAANPDYSATIPQQVFMLFQMMFAIITPALISGSIAERMKFLPWVAFLILWTTFVYDPIAHWVWGAGGWLKNLGALDFAGGDVVHISSGVSALVAAIMLGKRKNVGKPSNLPMTCMGAAVLWFGWYGFNAGSALAVNSVAVNAFITTNTAAAASALSWSLCELAYRKKVTSLGVASGIVAGLVAITPGAGFVSPLASILIGLIGGAICYTSVTFAKSKFGYDDALDAFGCHGVGGIWGGIATGIFAWQAINSAGANGLIHGNPKLVLIQIIGILASVIYSAVVTFIIIKIIKAVSGIRVSDKAEETGLDVTEHGEEAYGGLNS; this is encoded by the coding sequence ATGATAAGTGGAGTAGATACTACGTTTGTAATTGTATGCGCGGCGTTGGTAATGATAATGACTCCGGGATTGGCTTTATTTTATGCAGGAATGGTAAGAGGAAAGAATAGCTTGAACAGTACTCTTCACAGTTATTCAGCTCTCGCTATAGTATCTGTACAGTGGATACTTATAGGATATACACTTAGTTTTGGTACGGATATTGGAGGATTTTTAGGAGGTTTTAATTTTGCAGGATTAAAGGGAGTTGGTTTCGCAGCAAATCCGGATTATTCTGCTACAATACCTCAGCAGGTATTTATGTTATTTCAAATGATGTTCGCAATAATAACTCCAGCACTTATATCAGGATCAATAGCAGAAAGAATGAAGTTTTTACCATGGGTTGCTTTTCTAATACTTTGGACAACCTTCGTATACGACCCGATTGCCCACTGGGTATGGGGTGCAGGTGGATGGTTAAAGAATCTTGGAGCTCTCGATTTTGCAGGTGGAGATGTAGTCCATATAAGTTCAGGAGTATCGGCACTTGTAGCAGCCATTATGCTTGGCAAGAGGAAAAATGTCGGGAAACCAAGTAACCTGCCTATGACCTGCATGGGAGCTGCAGTGCTCTGGTTTGGATGGTACGGTTTCAACGCAGGAAGTGCACTGGCCGTAAACAGCGTGGCTGTAAATGCTTTTATAACTACAAATACTGCGGCAGCAGCTTCAGCTTTGAGTTGGAGTCTGTGTGAGCTTGCATATAGAAAGAAAGTAACTTCTCTTGGAGTTGCAAGTGGAATAGTTGCAGGTCTTGTAGCAATAACACCCGGTGCAGGTTTTGTAAGTCCTCTTGCTTCAATTCTTATAGGGCTGATAGGAGGAGCAATTTGTTATACATCGGTTACATTTGCAAAATCCAAATTTGGATATGATGATGCACTTGATGCTTTTGGATGCCATGGTGTAGGTGGTATATGGGGCGGAATTGCAACGGGAATATTTGCATGGCAGGCAATAAACTCTGCTGGTGCAAACGGACTTATTCATGGAAATCCCAAATTGGTTCTGATACAGATTATAGGTATTCTGGCAAGTGTGATTTACTCCGCAGTAGTTACATTTATTATAATCAAAATAATTAAGGCTGTAAGCGGCATAAGAGTAAGTGACAAAGCCGAGGAAACTGGATTGGATGTTACAGAACATGGTGAGGAAGCTTATGGTGGATTGAACAGCTGA
- a CDS encoding P-II family nitrogen regulator: protein MADKLTKIDIITSQGKFEELKKALGDIGIAGMTVTNVLGCGMQKGHKEYYRGLTMDINLLPKIKVEVIVSEIPVETVVETAKKVLHTGEIGDGKIFVYDVQNVIRISTGDEGKAALQYKKES from the coding sequence ATGGCTGATAAGCTTACAAAAATAGATATTATTACTTCACAGGGGAAGTTTGAGGAATTGAAAAAGGCTCTTGGTGATATCGGAATTGCCGGGATGACTGTTACCAATGTTCTGGGGTGCGGAATGCAAAAGGGACACAAGGAATATTATCGTGGCTTGACAATGGATATAAATCTTCTTCCAAAAATAAAAGTAGAAGTAATAGTTTCCGAGATACCTGTTGAAACCGTGGTTGAAACTGCAAAGAAGGTTCTCCACACTGGAGAAATAGGCGATGGAAAAATATTTGTATATGATGTACAGAATGTTATACGAATAAGTACCGGAGATGAAGGAAAAGCTGCCCTTCAATATAAGAAGGAAAGCTGA
- a CDS encoding 2-hydroxyacid dehydrogenase: protein MKISVIEPLGLSEDELRNIAKPITDRGHELVIYNNKVTDTGILKERVRDSEVIVLANMPLKGEVIATDDKLKMISIAFTGVDHVELKACGKNVVVSNAAGYSTDSVAELAIGLTLSLLRNIVPLDRSTREGKTKDGYSQRDLSGKTFGVIGTGAIGSAVCRLAKAFGCSVLAYNRSRKQELESIGIKYVTLDELLSKSDVVSVHLPQNDDTKGLISSEKIALMKESALLINAARGPIVDNAALAQALKAGKLGGAGIDVFDSEPPLEDIYPLLDAPNTVLTPHIGFATKEAMVRRAHITFENIIKWLDGQPQNLVKF, encoded by the coding sequence ATGAAGATTTCAGTTATCGAACCGCTTGGACTTTCCGAAGATGAACTCAGAAACATTGCGAAACCGATTACAGACAGAGGACATGAACTTGTAATCTATAACAATAAAGTTACAGACACAGGGATTTTAAAAGAGAGAGTTCGTGATTCAGAAGTAATTGTACTTGCGAATATGCCACTTAAAGGTGAGGTAATAGCCACCGATGATAAACTCAAGATGATTTCCATAGCTTTTACAGGAGTTGACCATGTTGAGCTTAAAGCATGCGGCAAAAATGTGGTTGTTTCAAACGCAGCAGGCTATAGTACGGATTCTGTAGCCGAGCTTGCAATAGGACTCACTCTATCGCTTCTCAGAAACATCGTACCATTGGACAGGTCTACCAGGGAGGGAAAGACAAAAGACGGATACAGCCAGAGAGATCTGAGCGGGAAAACATTTGGCGTAATTGGAACCGGAGCAATTGGATCTGCAGTCTGCAGACTGGCAAAGGCATTCGGGTGCAGTGTTCTTGCATATAATAGAAGCAGAAAGCAAGAACTTGAGAGTATTGGCATAAAATATGTAACGTTGGATGAACTCCTTTCAAAAAGTGATGTTGTTTCAGTCCATCTTCCTCAAAATGATGACACAAAGGGGCTCATAAGCAGTGAAAAAATTGCCTTGATGAAGGAAAGTGCCCTGCTTATAAATGCAGCGAGAGGGCCGATTGTCGACAATGCAGCTCTTGCACAGGCATTGAAAGCTGGAAAGCTTGGAGGGGCAGGGATAGACGTATTTGACAGTGAGCCGCCTCTTGAGGACATATATCCTCTTTTGGATGCACCAAACACGGTACTTACTCCACATATAGGATTTGCAACAAAGGAAGCTATGGTAAGGAGGGCACATATAACCTTCGAGAACATAATCAAATGGCTTGATGGACAGCCTCAGAATCTGGTGAAATTCTAA
- the addB gene encoding helicase-exonuclease AddAB subunit AddB, whose product MSIKFIYGRSGSGKSHYCFWDIGRKIQCNGPDPLILIVPEQFSFQTEKNIIESIGHNGILKVKVVSFKRMADYVMDEVGGETNRHINDSGKSILLYKILEENRDKLKVFKKGARKRGLVSDISTTIKEFKRYGINPDGLKDIINGNKVKNPSLYNKLSDVATVFSQFQSRMKQSYVDDEDKLDILTQKLDESSMFDGAQVWVDEFSTFTPQEYNILEKIMIRADKVNFTLCMDSNDDLFLPCGTTEKKLLEMAERNNICYEKPVVLSGRPCYKFKYSSELQHLESYMLSYPYRQYEYKPKNISILRSLNKYTEVENTARNIISLCRDNNFRFRDMAVVSGDLEGYENIIKAVFTQYGIPFFIDKKRNIDDNPIVILIISAVNIISQNWSYESVFRYLKTWLLDFDNEDIDLLENYVLENGIKGSKWTMEKPWEFRMSYSTNENEDDNQEELLQKINSIRDRVREPIIKLSSSIKGRKSGRDKCIGLYNFICDIKIPEKIENIIVEFKESSRLDKAREYSQIWNIVMDTLDQIVDTTGNDVFGMDTFSHILEAGFSEYKIGVIPPSLDQVLVGSISRIRSHDIKALYIVGANDGIFPACMVSDGILTDGDRDELREMGMELVENSRTRAFEERFLIYTTLTIMSRYLRISYAIGDDEGKSKRPSIIISRLKKIFPELVEESDLIDEGVETKGGMESVSVPGATFNKLIQNIRYDSLKKAADPVWLDVYRWYEGSKDWSAKLNSILEGFSYTNEMEIADTRKVRNLYGKHLNMSVSRLEKFVQCPFAYFVQYGLKAGERRIYNLTPPDIGSFMHSVLQVFSTKLKEEKLTWRDIDKEWCSQNVSLVIENMLEERPNSILNSSNRYRHITTRLRRVVTRAVWLVTEHIKKSRFDPEGYEVSFGKSGDFPPISVKLHSGEEISLSGRVDRIDIMRQDGADYLRVIDYKSGVKEFDISDLYYGLQIQLLVYLDVILSEIEKQTEKAAIPGGMLYFKLDDPIISGKEGMTYEEIERKIVKSLRMNGLLLDDPDIIRDMDDSIDGASDIIPASIKKDGNISYGRSSVATLDQFNMLRKYVRITMADVCERILEGDIEISPCRENLKSGCDFCIYSAICQFDVMVRGNRYNVLQKKSVDEIWRDIERQVNDR is encoded by the coding sequence TTGAGTATAAAATTTATATACGGAAGGTCCGGAAGTGGAAAAAGCCACTACTGCTTTTGGGATATCGGCAGAAAAATTCAATGTAACGGACCAGATCCCCTTATATTGATTGTACCGGAACAGTTCTCATTTCAAACGGAGAAAAATATAATAGAAAGTATAGGGCATAACGGAATATTGAAGGTTAAGGTTGTAAGCTTCAAAAGGATGGCGGATTATGTAATGGATGAAGTGGGAGGAGAAACAAACAGGCATATCAATGATTCGGGAAAGAGCATACTTCTATATAAAATACTTGAGGAGAACAGGGATAAATTGAAGGTTTTCAAGAAAGGTGCCAGGAAAAGGGGGCTTGTATCCGATATTTCAACAACTATAAAGGAGTTTAAAAGGTATGGTATAAACCCTGATGGATTGAAAGACATCATAAATGGAAATAAGGTGAAAAATCCATCTCTATACAATAAGCTGAGTGACGTAGCAACGGTATTTTCACAGTTCCAGAGCAGGATGAAGCAGAGTTATGTGGATGATGAAGATAAACTTGACATATTGACACAAAAGCTTGATGAATCCTCCATGTTTGATGGTGCACAGGTATGGGTTGATGAGTTCTCTACTTTTACCCCGCAGGAATACAATATACTGGAAAAAATAATGATACGGGCTGATAAAGTGAATTTTACACTCTGCATGGATTCAAATGATGATCTCTTTCTGCCCTGCGGAACTACAGAAAAAAAGTTACTTGAAATGGCAGAACGGAATAACATCTGCTATGAAAAACCCGTTGTTCTGAGCGGCAGACCATGCTATAAGTTCAAATACAGCAGTGAGCTTCAGCATCTGGAAAGCTACATGCTCTCATATCCATACAGACAGTATGAATACAAGCCTAAAAATATAAGTATACTCAGATCTCTGAACAAATACACCGAAGTGGAAAATACGGCAAGAAATATAATTTCATTATGCAGGGACAACAATTTCAGATTCAGGGACATGGCAGTTGTAAGTGGCGATCTAGAAGGCTACGAAAATATAATAAAGGCTGTGTTTACACAATATGGCATACCGTTTTTCATTGATAAAAAGAGAAATATAGACGACAATCCAATAGTAATTTTAATAATTTCCGCAGTAAATATAATTTCCCAAAACTGGTCCTATGAGTCGGTATTCAGATATTTGAAGACCTGGCTTCTTGACTTTGACAATGAAGATATAGATCTGTTGGAAAACTATGTTCTGGAAAATGGGATAAAAGGTTCAAAATGGACAATGGAGAAACCATGGGAATTCAGGATGAGCTACAGTACCAATGAAAACGAGGATGACAACCAGGAGGAGCTCCTGCAGAAGATAAACTCCATAAGGGACAGAGTAAGGGAACCTATTATAAAACTGTCCTCCTCCATCAAGGGAAGAAAAAGCGGCAGGGACAAATGTATCGGACTTTACAATTTCATATGTGATATAAAAATACCTGAGAAGATAGAAAATATAATAGTTGAATTCAAGGAAAGTTCACGTCTTGACAAAGCCAGGGAATACAGTCAGATATGGAACATAGTCATGGATACCCTGGATCAGATAGTAGATACCACAGGTAATGATGTCTTCGGCATGGATACCTTCAGCCATATACTTGAAGCTGGATTCAGCGAGTATAAAATAGGTGTCATACCGCCTTCTCTTGATCAGGTACTCGTAGGAAGTATTAGCAGGATAAGGAGTCATGATATAAAGGCACTTTATATAGTTGGTGCAAATGATGGGATTTTTCCCGCATGCATGGTTTCTGATGGAATCCTTACGGACGGAGACAGGGACGAACTCAGGGAGATGGGTATGGAACTTGTGGAAAACAGCAGGACGAGAGCCTTTGAAGAGAGATTTCTCATATATACAACCTTGACTATAATGAGTAGGTATCTCAGGATCAGTTATGCCATAGGAGATGATGAGGGAAAGTCGAAGAGACCGTCTATTATAATATCCAGGCTGAAAAAAATTTTCCCGGAACTTGTAGAAGAAAGTGATCTTATTGATGAAGGTGTTGAGACAAAAGGCGGAATGGAATCTGTGAGCGTACCCGGGGCCACTTTCAACAAGCTTATTCAGAATATAAGATATGATTCGCTAAAAAAGGCTGCTGATCCAGTCTGGCTTGATGTATACAGATGGTATGAAGGCAGTAAGGACTGGAGTGCTAAGTTGAACAGCATACTTGAAGGATTCAGCTACACCAATGAAATGGAGATAGCAGATACCAGAAAGGTAAGAAATCTCTATGGAAAACATCTCAACATGAGTGTTTCAAGGCTTGAAAAATTTGTACAGTGTCCATTTGCATACTTTGTACAGTACGGTTTGAAGGCAGGGGAGAGGAGAATATACAATCTTACACCTCCTGACATAGGAAGCTTCATGCACAGTGTACTTCAGGTATTTTCCACCAAATTAAAGGAGGAAAAACTTACATGGAGGGACATAGACAAAGAATGGTGCAGCCAAAATGTCTCCCTTGTAATTGAAAATATGCTTGAGGAAAGGCCAAATTCAATATTGAACAGTTCAAACAGATACAGACATATTACAACAAGACTGAGAAGGGTTGTTACAAGAGCTGTCTGGCTTGTGACGGAGCACATAAAAAAGAGCCGATTTGATCCGGAGGGATATGAGGTTTCCTTTGGAAAGTCCGGAGATTTTCCGCCTATTTCAGTGAAGCTCCATTCAGGTGAGGAAATAAGCCTCTCGGGAAGGGTTGACAGAATAGATATAATGAGACAAGATGGGGCAGACTATCTGAGGGTGATAGATTACAAATCCGGAGTAAAGGAATTTGATATTTCAGATCTATATTACGGACTTCAGATACAGCTTCTCGTATATCTGGATGTGATACTTTCTGAAATTGAAAAGCAGACGGAAAAAGCTGCCATTCCGGGAGGAATGCTGTACTTCAAGCTGGATGATCCCATAATCAGCGGCAAGGAAGGCATGACGTACGAAGAAATAGAAAGAAAAATAGTAAAAAGCCTCAGGATGAACGGGCTACTGCTGGATGATCCTGATATAATAAGGGATATGGATGACAGCATTGATGGAGCTTCGGATATAATACCGGCATCCATAAAAAAGGACGGCAATATTTCATACGGCAGATCATCTGTTGCTACACTGGACCAGTTCAACATGCTTAGAAAGTATGTGAGAATTACCATGGCAGATGTATGCGAGAGGATACTTGAAGGTGATATAGAAATTTCACCCTGCAGGGAAAATCTGAAAAGCGGCTGTGATTTTTGTATTTATTCTGCCATATGCCAGTTTGATGTTATGGTAAGGGGAAACAGATACAATGTACTTCAGAAAAAGAGCGTAGATGAGATATGGAGGGATATAGAAAGACAAGTAAATGATAGATAA
- a CDS encoding spore coat associated protein CotJA has product MPYMAPNMGPNMGPNVRPNFMPPPNMMPQMQLARVYIMPQPFIGLLPLKEALREGTVFPNLVKPYNPKKK; this is encoded by the coding sequence ATGCCTTATATGGCTCCGAACATGGGACCCAATATGGGACCAAACGTGAGGCCCAATTTCATGCCTCCTCCAAATATGATGCCGCAGATGCAGCTTGCTAGGGTTTATATAATGCCCCAGCCTTTTATTGGGCTGCTGCCACTCAAGGAAGCACTGAGGGAAGGAACAGTATTTCCCAATCTTGTCAAGCCCTACAATCCGAAAAAAAAATAA
- a CDS encoding spore coat protein encodes MSITLSNKERTLLEDQKTHEQICIEKYTNYSNQTQDPQLKKIFTDNANAEREHLNSINSLLSGQIPNVSGGSSTAQQPAQLPLAGTASAGLQPQPGAAGPNDADFCKDMLMTEKYVSGAYDTTIFEFRDKNARDVLNHIQKEEQQHGESIYNYMASKGLYKVQ; translated from the coding sequence ATGTCAATTACTTTAAGCAACAAGGAAAGAACTTTGCTGGAAGATCAAAAAACCCACGAACAAATATGCATAGAAAAGTATACCAATTATTCAAATCAGACACAGGATCCCCAGCTAAAAAAAATATTTACGGACAATGCCAATGCTGAAAGGGAACACCTGAACAGTATAAATTCTCTTTTGAGCGGGCAGATACCAAATGTGAGTGGAGGTTCCAGCACAGCACAACAGCCAGCACAGCTGCCTCTGGCAGGTACTGCATCTGCAGGCCTTCAGCCCCAGCCGGGTGCTGCAGGGCCAAATGATGCGGATTTCTGCAAGGATATGCTTATGACGGAAAAATACGTATCGGGAGCTTATGATACCACAATATTTGAATTCAGGGATAAAAATGCAAGGGATGTTCTGAATCACATACAGAAGGAAGAACAGCAGCACGGTGAATCCATATACAACTATATGGCCAGCAAGGGATTGTATAAAGTGCAGTAA
- a CDS encoding manganese catalase family protein translates to MWNYEKKLQYPVNIKKKDVRMAKYLITQFGGPDGELSASMRYLTQRYTMPTGKTKGLLTDIGTEELAHVEIIGAMFHQLVEGVTPKELEAAGLGANYVQHDHSPFLVDANGVPWTAAYFASTGDHIADLHEDLAAEEKARMTYEHLSDLTDDPDLRDVLRFLRQREVVHFQRFGEALMDVQGGVGMKKNFYMKPEKGCNC, encoded by the coding sequence ATGTGGAATTATGAAAAAAAGTTGCAGTATCCTGTAAATATAAAGAAAAAAGACGTCCGGATGGCCAAATATCTCATAACCCAGTTTGGAGGACCTGACGGTGAGCTGAGTGCTTCCATGAGATATTTAACCCAGCGTTACACAATGCCCACAGGCAAAACAAAAGGTTTACTTACAGACATAGGTACGGAGGAACTCGCACATGTAGAGATAATAGGTGCAATGTTCCATCAGCTTGTTGAAGGTGTGACGCCGAAAGAACTGGAGGCTGCCGGTCTTGGAGCAAATTATGTCCAGCACGATCATTCCCCATTTTTGGTGGATGCAAACGGTGTACCCTGGACAGCCGCCTACTTTGCATCTACCGGTGACCACATTGCCGACCTGCATGAAGATCTGGCTGCAGAGGAAAAGGCAAGAATGACCTATGAGCATCTGTCAGACCTGACAGATGACCCTGATCTGAGAGATGTACTGAGGTTTCTAAGACAGAGGGAAGTAGTCCACTTTCAGCGTTTTGGAGAAGCTCTCATGGATGTACAGGGCGGCGTAGGTATGAAAAAGAATTTTTATATGAAGCCTGAAAAAGGCTGTAACTGCTAG